A region of the Akkermansia muciniphila genome:
GCTCCTTTAACGACAGCAAGGCATTACTCCCCTCCGTAAACACCCTGCATCTCACGCTGGCAGAGGAAGTCCCCCCCTCCCCCGGCCTGGAACACGCCTGCAACCCTGCGCGGCCCTTCCTGCCCCCGCCCCTGCACCGCCGGGAGCGCTGTGAAGAAATCATCGCCATCCAGACGGCGGGACTTGCCAAGAGGATGGAACACACGCATGCCCAAAGGCTGGTGATAGGCATCTCCGGCGGCCTGGACTCCACGCTGGCCCTGCTCATTTGCGCGCGGGTATGCCAGGCGCTGGACAAGCCCGCTTCCGCCATTCTGGCCGTGACCATGCCGGGCTTCGGCACCACGGACCGGACACACACGAACGCGGTGAACATGTGCCGCCTGCTGGGGGTGGAACTCCGGGAAATCCCCATTTCTGAAGCCTCTCTCCAGCACTTCCGCGACATCGGGCACGATCCGGCGGAGCGCACCACCACTTACGAAAACGTACAGGCCCGCGAGCGCACGCAAATCCTGATGGACCTGGCCAACAAGATGGGGGGCCTGGTGGTGGGCACGGGCGACCTGTCTGAAATAGCCCTGGGGTGGAGCACCTACAACGGGGACCACATGTCCATGTATGCGGTCAACTGCTCCATTCCGAAAACGCTGATTCGCTGCCTGATTGAACACATTGCCGCCCAATCCTCTCCGGAACTGGCGGCTACCCTTCTGGACATCAACAATACCCCCGTCAGCCCGGAACTGCTGCCACCGTCCGACGACGGCACCATTGAACAGCGGACGGAAGACGTCCTGGGGCCCTACGACCTGCACGACTTCTTCCTGTTCCACTTCATCAAATACAGCGCACAGCCGGAAAAAATCCTGTATCTGGCGGAAAACGCCTTCCGGGATGAATTCCAGCCGGACTTCATCCGCCGGTGCCTGGGCGTCTTCATGCGCCGCTTCTTCCGGCAGCAATTCAAGCGGAGCTGCATTCCGGACGGCCCCAAGGTGGGCACCATCTCCCTCTCCCCGCGCGGAGACTGGCGCATGCCTTCCGACGCCTGCGGAACCGTCTGGTCAAACGGCCTTTCCCATAGCTGAAGCCCCTGCGGCGGAGAGTGATGTTACGGGAGAGGCTGCGTTTTTCCGGCTTTGCCGTTCAACGGCACGGGATTCCTTTAATGGCCCGGAGCCAGCTTCAAGCCAATGATACCTATCAGCAGGAACGTGGCCGCCAGCATGCGCCAGACATTGGAGGAATCCCCAAACCACAGGATGCCCACCATGAACGTGCCCAGCGCGCCTATGCCCGTCCATACGGCATAAGCCGTACCTATGGGAATGTTCCGCTGGGCAAGCCACAGCAGGAAGCCGCTCAGAGCCATGCTGAACACGGAGAACGCAATGCAGGCGGCAAACCTGCCGGAACCCGTGCCGGGCGCCTGTGAAAGTTTGAAGCCCAAAGGCCATCCGATCTCACAGAGACCGGCCAACACCAGATAAATCCAGGACATATATTGAAACGGGGAATCATCTTCCGTTTGCCGGCCCTCCCGAATGGGAAGAGCTCCAAGGGCAACGGATTCCTTGCAGGGTAACTGCGTCCTCCCCGGAATCAAGCCGGCAATGCATGCGTACCCTGTCATCGGGAAAAAGCAGCCGCACTGACGGAACAATTCTAGCCATATCTGTACACAGGAATAACTCTAATTCAACACCCTGTGACAAGTATAATATTATTTAATGCTCATTGAGCCTGAGGTATGAACGATGAAATAATCTATCATTCTATTGTAAAAATGGCCCAGCCTTGGGAAAGGACTTTATCCTTAACAATAAATTATCTACATATATTTCAACCCACACACCCCATGGGGGTGTGACTTGGAGAGGTTAGCTCAGAAAAATTTTAAAAACAATCTTTATATGTAGATAATTTATACAACTCTCATAATTTCTTGAATTTTTCAAATCCATGCCAATAATCCTAATGAGAGACTCTCCAAAGCTATGCCTCCAATAAAATTGAGGATTTCCAAACATCCATTTTGCATGAACCATTCTCACATTTGCTCTTTCACCATATCCACATCCTCTTGCCGCTTCCATATGAGGATTTCCTGTATTCTTATCATAGCTCTTACATGTATTCTCAAATGGGGATGAAGATAAACTAGAAAATTTTACATTTAAACTCTTACTCCTCACGCGCTGGGACACAAACTAGAGATAAGATCATGGTCTCTAACTTCACCACCAATGGGGAATATCTCAAAGGACGAACTCAAAGAATATTTTTGATCGTTTCCAGCGTCTTCTTCGGCTTTTCCGCTGCCTGCTTCCGGGCTACCCGGTCCACGAGGTCATCCACAAGATGCAGGGTAGGCCCCGTGTACGTATCCCGATACCATTTCAGAAGAAATCTCTGCTGTCCGTCCCGGCTTTTTATGCTGAATCCTGATTTAAGCTGTGCGGAAGAAAGGGCCGGCCAAGTATAGGGCTGTGTGGCCGCATATCCAATCGCCAGCGCGGCATGCAGATCCAATTCATGTTCCCGATCCATCACCACCAGATGGTGCAAAAACATATGTTTTCCGCCATCTCTGAATGATCCCAACAGAATCAAATCCTGGTTGGGGTCACTCCAGAGCCATGTCCGTTCATTCCAGCGGTGTTCCGCGAGTTCCTGCCCTTTGCCTCCCAGCACTTCTCTGACGTCATCCAGCGTCAGTCCCATTAAAGGCTTTTGTGTTTTATCTGAAAATTTTTTCATGGCGGCGCCAAGTACGCGAGCCCTGTTTTTCTGGTCCATGGGACGCTGGGCTTTCATCCTTTTGATCAGCAGGGAGGATTTCAACTCAAAGTAACCCTTGTCTCCCCAATGCTGCAATTTGTACCCCTGCTCCAAATTGCGGGAATACAAGGTGCAAACGCCGTCCTTCTTGGTGGAAGGCAGAGGGAACGCAATCCCGGGAACGATTTCACTGGCCAGCTCAATGGCCTCCGCAACCGTGAATCCTCCCGTCCGGTTTAAATCCAGTCCCACACACCTGCCGCGCCACAGGATAGCGGTAATGGATAAATTCTGCCGTTCCCGGAACATCCACTGCCATGCCGTGCACTGCGGAACGATGGAGGCAAAAACGAGGTAATCCTTGTCATTCCTGCTGTTCCTGCCTTCCAGGGTACAAGGATATTTTTTCAGATCGCGCGGCCATCCTTCCCCCCATAAGGCTTTCAACTCTTCCAGCGTCATCCCCAGCCGTGGTTTGGCGCGCAACTCAGCCATTTGCTCCTGGGTTCTCTTCCCGGTCTTTTCCGAAACGCCTTCCTGAATGGCATCTAAAAGGTCTTTGGCCTCCATCTCTTCCTTGGGCCGGGCATTATGAAAATCCAGGCAATACCAGCCAGATCGGCTTGTCCATCCGCCTGTTGAACTGCCATTCAAGGGATTGGAAGATTTAAATACGACGGGCTGGGAGTCATTTGACAACTTTGAACGGACTACGGAATAACCCTTGGGGAGATGCTTGGAGGCATACTGGGCCGCCTCCGCCAGCGTCAGGCTCTTGGTTTTGCAAACGGTCAGCCGGGAGGATACGTTTCCGGGGCCGTCAAAGAAAAGAATCAAGCTATACTCTGGAAAATTCCATATCTGCCCTTTGCTGGCCCAGGAAGTAGGAAAGTGCTTTTTCCCGTAAAGCTGTTCGGCTTCCGCCAACGTTATTCCCAGAGGGGTACGGGCAAGAGTCTCTCCCGAGAAGACGCCCAATGTTCCTCCAACGGCAAGAGAAGAGGAGCGGGAGGCAAAAACTGCGCACACCAGCAAACCTGCAGCCGTACAAATCTTTTTGCACCAAGTTCTCATGAGGGATAGTAGTTGAATACCCTTTCATCTAACAGATATAACCATGTTTTGTACACTAAAATCCTCCCCTTGAATTTTTTAAAAGCAAGTAACAATGATAAGGCCCGTTCCAGAGGAAAGCGGTCAGGCCCATCTTTCATGAACAATTAAATCATTCAGGGAATTGATCCGTGGCACCCGGAAGAAGAAAACAAATACCTTCGCTGCGCTTCGGTACAAATTCAGTCATGGAGACCGGAGACTCCATTCCCTGCCAGTCGGTTCCCT
Encoded here:
- a CDS encoding DMT family transporter — translated: MSWIYLVLAGLCEIGWPLGFKLSQAPGTGSGRFAACIAFSVFSMALSGFLLWLAQRNIPIGTAYAVWTGIGALGTFMVGILWFGDSSNVWRMLAATFLLIGIIGLKLAPGH
- a CDS encoding NAD(+) synthase, with protein sequence MFGYYRLASAVPQLRVADVDYNIDQLMAGFRQAAAQQAAAVVFPELCITGYSCGDLFFQPRLREAALNGLRRFAEATKGTRTVAVVGLPFLYGDALYNTAAVVQGGRILALVPKTMLPNYREFYEKRQFTSGREPGAGVREVTVNGALVPFGTDIVFHDGASSFSFGIEICEDLWSVIPPSSMLALQGARAIFNPSAGTELTGKAAYRRELVKQQSGRCLCAYVLASAGVHESTTDVVFGGHSLIADNGRLAAEGERFRRESTLILADVDFERLAAARLSESSFNDSKALLPSVNTLHLTLAEEVPPSPGLEHACNPARPFLPPPLHRRERCEEIIAIQTAGLAKRMEHTHAQRLVIGISGGLDSTLALLICARVCQALDKPASAILAVTMPGFGTTDRTHTNAVNMCRLLGVELREIPISEASLQHFRDIGHDPAERTTTYENVQARERTQILMDLANKMGGLVVGTGDLSEIALGWSTYNGDHMSMYAVNCSIPKTLIRCLIEHIAAQSSPELAATLLDINNTPVSPELLPPSDDGTIEQRTEDVLGPYDLHDFFLFHFIKYSAQPEKILYLAENAFRDEFQPDFIRRCLGVFMRRFFRQQFKRSCIPDGPKVGTISLSPRGDWRMPSDACGTVWSNGLSHS